Proteins encoded within one genomic window of Flavobacterium sp. NG2:
- a CDS encoding OmpA family protein: MKHLNKLLVAVLMVSGLSSQAQDSNNPWAISFGVNAVDTRVTAGGDQGFFANHFSQPFAVKDNWNILPSISYLSVARNVGNNFSFGVQGSVNKIEKFVTYTGGNYVTSNPGDLMYYGIDGAVKYSFMNLINSKVIDPNLSVGGGYTFLGDSSYGTLNLGAGINFWFSDVVGLSLATTYKGADLLGGDRVDGSGTPDAPGHFQHTVGLTFKFGGKDTDGDGIYDKYDACPDVKGLKQFNGCPDTDGDGIADKDDACPDVAGIAALNGCPDSDGDGITDAEDACPKEAGTKAMKGCPDADGDGVADKDDKCPKVKGVKENGGCPWPDTDGDGVLDKDDECPKVAGPKSNKGCPEVSQEVIEKINTEVKSVYFNSGQATFKSSDVPVRLDAITNIIKEYPNAKFRIEGHTDSDGSEAFNQKLSEDRANAVKDALVQRGINGSNLTAVGYGESKPVASNKTAAGKAKNRRTEVILVK; the protein is encoded by the coding sequence ATGAAACATCTTAACAAACTTTTGGTTGCTGTATTGATGGTGTCGGGATTATCTTCTCAAGCGCAAGACAGTAACAACCCATGGGCTATCTCATTTGGGGTTAATGCCGTTGATACCAGAGTAACTGCTGGAGGAGACCAAGGATTTTTTGCCAATCATTTTTCTCAACCATTTGCAGTAAAAGATAACTGGAATATTCTTCCTTCAATCTCATACTTAAGTGTTGCTAGAAATGTAGGGAATAATTTCTCTTTTGGAGTTCAAGGTTCGGTTAATAAAATTGAAAAATTTGTAACTTATACAGGGGGAAATTATGTGACTTCTAATCCTGGTGATTTAATGTATTATGGAATTGATGGAGCTGTTAAATACAGTTTTATGAATTTAATCAACTCTAAAGTTATCGATCCTAACCTTAGTGTTGGAGGAGGGTATACTTTCTTAGGTGATAGTAGTTATGGTACTTTAAATTTAGGAGCTGGAATTAATTTCTGGTTTTCTGATGTAGTTGGTTTGTCATTAGCAACAACTTACAAAGGTGCTGATTTATTAGGTGGAGATAGAGTTGATGGGTCAGGAACTCCTGATGCACCAGGTCACTTTCAACATACTGTAGGTCTTACTTTCAAATTTGGAGGTAAAGATACAGACGGAGATGGTATCTACGATAAATATGATGCTTGTCCAGATGTAAAAGGTTTGAAACAATTCAACGGTTGTCCTGATACTGATGGAGATGGAATTGCTGATAAAGATGATGCTTGTCCAGATGTTGCTGGTATTGCAGCTTTAAATGGTTGTCCAGATTCAGATGGAGATGGTATTACTGACGCTGAAGATGCTTGTCCAAAAGAAGCAGGTACAAAAGCAATGAAAGGTTGTCCAGATGCTGACGGAGACGGAGTAGCTGATAAGGATGACAAATGTCCTAAAGTAAAAGGAGTAAAAGAAAATGGTGGATGTCCATGGCCTGATACAGATGGAGACGGTGTTTTAGATAAAGATGATGAATGTCCAAAAGTAGCTGGTCCAAAAAGCAACAAAGGATGTCCAGAAGTATCTCAAGAAGTAATTGAGAAAATCAATACTGAAGTAAAATCAGTTTACTTTAACTCAGGACAAGCGACATTCAAATCTTCTGATGTTCCAGTAAGATTAGATGCTATTACAAATATCATCAAAGAATATCCAAATGCTAAATTTAGAATTGAAGGACATACTGATAGCGACGGTTCAGAAGCTTTCAATCAAAAACTTTCTGAAGACAGAGCAAATGCTGTAAAAGATGCTTTAGTTCAAAGAGGGATTAATGGTTCTAATTTGACTGCTGTTGGTTACGGTGAATCTAAGCCAGTTGCGTCTAACAAAACTGCTGCTGGAAAAGCTAAAAACAGAAGAACAGAAGTTATTTTAGTAAAATAA
- a CDS encoding UvrD-helicase domain-containing protein, whose product MQRHSFSIYDASAGSGKTYNLVKEYLKIILTARKNDAYRNILAITFTNKAVHEMKSRIVGSLSEFAKDEPSAKALDLMNNLVEDTKEWEVKLSLTQIKVKSQQIIKHIIHNYAAFDISTIDKFTHKVIRAFAHDLNLPMTFEVTLDTENLLIEAVDAIIAQAGEDETLTKLLIDFTMEKTDDDKSWDVSREILDTGRLVLNENHRNEILHFHDKNIVEFVEIKKKLNVICKELEEENQKQAETVLSLIEQKGIDLKSFSRGTFPNHVVSIRDGKFNPKNKTFHEFEDIAINKTAKDREIIESIIPELLQQLAVVYANFAKRDFYKAFLKNITPLSLLNTVSNELAKIQEEQNVLSITEFNAIIHNQIQNQPAPFIYERLGERYRHFFIDEFQDTSEMQWQNLIPLIDNALSGQDDYGDKGTLMIVGDPKQSIYRWRGGKAEQFIDLSKDLNPFNNPDKDLVHLDKNYRSYSEVINFNNAFFKMLSSEFEHPDYKDLYENHSHQKTNDKTGGYVNISFIPEIEKSDEEEEEILDKTDLYLQATHQTIEKVLQSGFEYKDIVILTRKRDQGVAIANYLTEQKIPLLSSETLMIQNATEVRFIIDLLKYLKNNANIEAKANFLYFLAENNQDQLPTHDFILAGMELKNEVDFENWLETFGIQLLFQNIRKKSLYEAVEIIVGKFILPPALSQGGGGDVDMLDVRSGANSDNANVSTKKGYLTGGNYSHLVIEKAIQHQKEPTVAEKILWSELKNQALGSKFRQQHLIDNYIVDFVCLTKRLIIEVDGDYHFTPEQILSDQERTNVLNGLGYKVIRFTNEQVIKNISFVLEKIRKELQIQNELLSNLKTTHEEELETNNDHLFVSDDSSIDKEFTKSPSPQGRAGVGTAYVQYFLDIVLERDVRNQAGIADFLNFWDKNASKFSIPSPEGNNAVRIMTIHKSKGLEFPVVIFPFAEEDYVMKPKDKLWLANEDETLGLPKVLIDNTKAVEGFGEAAKFVYDQKKQEDLLDNINVLYVALTRAEEQLYVISNRNFTSKGEVKENNMSSFFIHYLMQFADFNPEKNNYEWGSPGKISPVERHVDTSKVIPSVEHVLDFKNIKIAQREALMWGTHQQESIAYGNVIHEILSFVQTKHDVDLAVEKAIENGLIHLGQKEVVLQTLSEVVNHDKLQLFFVEGNTVMNEQTIIQKEGRLVKPDRMVLTNDNIILLLDYKTGAHNSKYQKQLENYQSAIELMGYKVGAKIIVYIGDIVEVVEI is encoded by the coding sequence ATGCAAAGACATTCATTCTCCATATACGACGCCTCAGCAGGATCCGGAAAAACCTATAATCTGGTCAAAGAATACCTCAAAATTATTCTCACTGCTCGTAAAAATGACGCTTATAGAAACATCTTGGCTATAACATTTACCAACAAAGCGGTACATGAAATGAAATCCCGTATTGTGGGAAGTTTGTCTGAGTTTGCTAAGGATGAACCATCAGCAAAAGCTTTAGACTTGATGAATAACCTTGTCGAAGATACAAAGGAGTGGGAGGTCAAGCTCTCACTAACTCAAATCAAGGTCAAATCTCAACAAATAATCAAGCACATCATTCATAATTATGCTGCTTTTGATATTTCGACTATTGATAAATTCACGCATAAGGTTATTAGAGCTTTTGCGCACGATTTGAATTTACCTATGACTTTCGAAGTTACTTTGGATACCGAAAATCTATTAATTGAAGCCGTGGATGCTATTATAGCACAAGCAGGTGAGGACGAAACCTTGACCAAGTTACTAATCGATTTTACAATGGAGAAAACCGATGATGATAAATCTTGGGATGTCTCACGGGAAATTCTTGATACTGGACGATTAGTGCTCAACGAAAATCACCGCAACGAAATCCTGCATTTTCATGATAAGAATATTGTTGAATTTGTGGAAATTAAAAAGAAACTCAATGTTATTTGTAAAGAATTAGAAGAAGAGAATCAGAAACAGGCAGAAACTGTACTGTCCTTAATCGAGCAAAAAGGAATTGACTTAAAATCTTTTTCTCGTGGCACTTTCCCTAATCATGTAGTTAGTATTCGAGATGGAAAATTCAATCCTAAAAACAAAACTTTTCATGAGTTTGAGGATATCGCCATTAACAAAACGGCAAAAGACCGTGAAATAATAGAATCGATTATCCCAGAACTATTACAACAACTAGCGGTTGTCTATGCTAATTTTGCAAAGCGTGATTTTTACAAAGCTTTTCTCAAAAACATCACACCGCTTTCGTTACTAAATACGGTTAGTAATGAATTGGCTAAAATTCAAGAAGAACAAAATGTACTCTCTATTACCGAATTTAATGCTATTATACATAACCAAATTCAAAATCAACCCGCTCCTTTTATCTATGAGCGATTGGGAGAAAGATACCGTCATTTTTTTATTGATGAATTTCAAGACACCTCCGAAATGCAATGGCAAAACCTGATTCCACTGATTGATAATGCTCTTTCGGGTCAGGATGATTATGGCGACAAAGGAACTTTGATGATTGTGGGTGACCCAAAACAATCTATATACCGCTGGCGTGGTGGAAAAGCCGAACAATTTATTGACCTAAGCAAGGATTTGAATCCGTTCAATAATCCGGATAAGGATTTAGTTCATTTGGATAAAAACTACCGTAGTTATTCGGAAGTGATTAATTTCAATAATGCTTTTTTTAAAATGCTCTCTTCAGAATTTGAGCATCCTGATTATAAAGATTTATACGAAAACCATAGCCATCAAAAAACAAACGATAAAACAGGAGGTTATGTTAATATATCCTTTATCCCGGAAATTGAAAAATCCGATGAGGAAGAGGAGGAAATCTTAGATAAAACTGATTTGTACTTGCAAGCCACACATCAAACCATTGAAAAAGTACTTCAATCTGGTTTTGAATATAAGGATATTGTAATTCTCACCCGTAAACGCGACCAAGGTGTCGCGATTGCTAATTATTTGACAGAACAAAAAATCCCTTTGCTATCGTCTGAAACTTTAATGATTCAAAATGCGACTGAGGTTCGCTTCATTATTGACTTATTAAAATACTTAAAGAATAACGCCAACATAGAGGCTAAAGCTAATTTTTTATATTTCCTAGCCGAAAACAACCAAGACCAGTTGCCAACCCATGATTTCATTCTCGCTGGAATGGAATTAAAAAACGAAGTTGATTTTGAAAATTGGCTTGAAACATTTGGGATCCAGCTTTTATTTCAAAACATTCGAAAGAAATCATTGTATGAGGCGGTCGAGATAATTGTTGGAAAGTTTATCCTCCCCCCAGCCCTCTCCCAAGGAGGAGGAGGCGATGTGGATATGCTTGATGTTAGAAGTGGAGCTAATTCTGATAATGCAAACGTTTCTACTAAAAAAGGATATTTGACTGGTGGAAACTATTCTCATTTAGTAATTGAGAAGGCAATTCAACATCAAAAAGAGCCTACCGTAGCCGAGAAAATTTTATGGTCTGAACTTAAAAATCAAGCATTAGGTAGTAAGTTTAGACAACAACATTTAATAGACAACTATATTGTTGATTTTGTTTGTTTAACTAAAAGACTAATTATTGAGGTTGATGGGGACTATCATTTCACACCCGAACAAATTTTATCAGATCAAGAACGAACCAATGTTTTAAATGGATTAGGATACAAAGTGATTCGTTTTACGAATGAACAAGTGATAAAAAACATTTCATTTGTATTAGAAAAAATAAGAAAAGAATTGCAAATTCAGAATGAATTGCTTTCTAATTTGAAAACGACACATGAAGAGGAATTAGAAACAAATAATGACCATTTATTTGTTTCGGATGATTCGTCTATAGATAAAGAGTTTACAAAGTCTCCCTCCCCTCAGGGAAGGGCTGGGGTGGGGACTGCCTACGTGCAATATTTCCTCGACATCGTTCTTGAACGAGACGTCCGTAATCAAGCAGGGATTGCTGATTTTTTGAATTTTTGGGATAAAAACGCCAGTAAATTTAGTATTCCATCCCCTGAAGGAAATAATGCAGTTCGTATCATGACCATTCATAAATCGAAAGGTTTAGAGTTTCCGGTGGTAATATTTCCTTTTGCTGAAGAAGATTATGTGATGAAGCCGAAAGATAAATTGTGGCTTGCAAATGAAGATGAAACCTTAGGATTGCCCAAAGTACTTATTGATAATACTAAAGCAGTTGAAGGTTTTGGAGAAGCAGCAAAATTTGTTTACGATCAAAAAAAACAAGAAGATCTATTGGATAATATCAATGTTTTATATGTTGCATTGACTCGTGCTGAAGAACAATTATATGTTATATCGAATCGAAACTTTACCTCAAAAGGGGAAGTGAAAGAAAATAATATGTCGTCGTTTTTTATTCATTATTTAATGCAGTTTGCTGATTTTAATCCAGAAAAAAATAATTATGAATGGGGAAGTCCTGGTAAAATTTCACCAGTTGAAAGACATGTTGATACATCCAAAGTGATTCCGTCTGTTGAGCATGTTTTGGATTTTAAAAATATAAAAATTGCACAACGCGAAGCCTTAATGTGGGGTACACATCAACAAGAGTCTATTGCATATGGTAATGTGATTCACGAGATACTTTCGTTTGTGCAAACAAAACATGATGTTGATTTGGCTGTTGAGAAAGCTATTGAAAATGGTTTGATTCACTTAGGGCAAAAAGAAGTAGTGCTGCAAACACTTAGTGAGGTTGTTAATCATGATAAATTACAGTTGTTCTTTGTAGAAGGAAATACTGTAATGAATGAACAAACGATAATTCAGAAAGAAGGAAGGCTAGTAAAGCCTGATAGAATGGTTTTAACAAATGACAATATCATATTGTTACTAGATTATAAAACAGGAGCTCATAATAGTAAGTATCAAAAACAGTTGGAGAATTACCAATCAGCGATTGAACTTATGGGGTATAAAGTTGGGGCAAAAATAATAGTTTATATAGGTGATATTGTAGAGGTGGTGGAAATTTAA
- the rbfA gene encoding 30S ribosome-binding factor RbfA — METNRQKKIGGVIQKDLVDILQGEVRKNGVTNLVISVSKVAVTSDLSVATVYLSIFPQEKALETLAAIKSNTSLIKHDLAQRVSKQLRRVPNLVFFVDDTLDYIEKIDNALKNQENPIENRDLLDKRRQF; from the coding sequence ATGGAAACAAACAGACAGAAAAAAATAGGCGGAGTCATCCAAAAAGATTTGGTTGACATCTTGCAAGGTGAAGTGAGAAAAAACGGGGTTACCAATTTGGTGATTTCAGTATCCAAAGTGGCTGTGACTTCTGATTTATCAGTGGCTACAGTATATTTAAGCATCTTTCCTCAGGAGAAAGCGTTAGAAACATTAGCAGCAATAAAATCGAATACTTCTTTGATTAAGCATGATTTAGCACAGCGTGTAAGCAAGCAATTACGCCGTGTTCCTAACTTGGTATTTTTTGTAGATGATACTTTGGATTACATTGAAAAGATTGATAATGCATTGAAAAATCAAGAAAACCCAATTGAAAACAGAGATTTACTAGACAAAAGAAGACAGTTCTAA
- a CDS encoding ABC transporter permease, which translates to MNFPLYIAKRYIRSNSKNSAINIINRIASMGIIVGAMALFVVLSVFSGLKVFSLSFTNNIDPDLKISSTLGKSFTVDNNQEAQLKKIKGIASYSKIIEERVLFVYGDKQEVTYLKGVDDNFTQVNPIKETLYNGQWFEYNTAQVVIGYGLAQKLSIGLLDFNTNLEVFVPKPGRGGINSPEDAFNKTIIYPIGIYAINEDLDSKYVFGDLRMAQDLLEYDRKQISGIEIKKNTDADEALIIEQLNQIFKNKVTIKNRAQLNESLYKMLNTENIAVYLIFTLVIIIALFNLIGALIMMILDKKGNLKTLFNLGVEIRSLRKIFLLQGTLLSFFGGLIGLALGIVIVILQQHFEWIMITPTLAYPVVFSLENVVIVMATIIILGFIASLIASSRVSERLLE; encoded by the coding sequence TTGAATTTTCCGCTTTACATAGCCAAACGCTACATCCGTAGCAATAGTAAAAATAGTGCCATCAATATCATCAACCGCATTGCGAGTATGGGAATAATTGTAGGCGCCATGGCTTTGTTTGTGGTACTATCCGTCTTTAGCGGATTGAAAGTTTTTAGCCTTTCGTTTACCAACAACATTGACCCCGATTTAAAAATTAGCAGTACACTTGGCAAATCGTTTACAGTAGACAACAATCAGGAAGCACAACTTAAAAAAATTAAAGGAATAGCTTCCTATTCTAAAATTATCGAAGAACGGGTTTTATTTGTCTATGGAGACAAACAAGAAGTAACCTATTTAAAAGGTGTTGATGATAATTTTACCCAAGTAAATCCAATAAAAGAAACGCTGTATAACGGACAATGGTTTGAATACAACACTGCTCAAGTGGTCATAGGCTACGGACTTGCCCAAAAACTCTCCATAGGCTTACTTGATTTCAATACAAATCTGGAGGTTTTTGTACCAAAACCAGGTCGTGGCGGAATCAATTCCCCAGAAGACGCTTTCAATAAAACCATAATTTACCCGATTGGTATATATGCTATCAATGAAGATTTAGACTCCAAATATGTTTTCGGAGATTTGCGGATGGCTCAAGATTTACTGGAATATGACAGAAAACAAATTTCAGGTATTGAAATCAAAAAGAATACTGATGCTGACGAAGCCTTGATTATCGAACAGCTAAACCAAATTTTTAAAAACAAAGTCACAATAAAAAACAGAGCTCAACTCAATGAGTCGCTGTATAAAATGTTAAATACGGAGAATATTGCCGTTTATTTAATTTTTACCCTTGTGATTATAATTGCACTTTTTAACTTAATTGGAGCATTGATTATGATGATCCTAGATAAAAAAGGAAACTTGAAAACCTTATTTAATTTGGGCGTCGAAATCAGAAGTTTACGCAAGATATTCCTCCTTCAAGGAACTTTGTTGAGTTTCTTTGGTGGATTAATTGGACTAGCTTTAGGGATTGTTATTGTAATTTTACAGCAACACTTTGAATGGATTATGATTACTCCGACTTTAGCTTATCCAGTCGTTTTCTCATTGGAAAATGTAGTAATCGTAATGGCAACGATCATCATACTTGGTTTTATCGCTTCTTTGATAGCCAGTAGCAGAGTAAGCGAACGATTACTCGAGTAA
- the accC gene encoding acetyl-CoA carboxylase biotin carboxylase subunit, translating to MFKKILIANRGEIALRVIRTCKEMGIKTVAVYSTADAESLHVRFADEAVCIGPPPSNLSYLKMSNIIAAAEITNADAIHPGYGFLSENSKFSKICQEHGIKFIGAAPEMIDRMGDKASAKSTMIEAGVPCVPGSVGILESYEQALQLAKEFGFPVMLKATAGGGGKGMRAVWKEEDLLKAWEGARQESAAAFGNDGMYLEKLIEEPRHIEIQIVGDSYGKACHLSERDCSVQRRHQKLTEETPSPFMTDELRQAMGEAAVKAAEYIKYEGAGTVEFLVDKHRNFYFMEMNTRIQVEHPITEQVIDYDLIREQILVAAGVPISGKNYLPQLHAIECRINAEDPFNEFRPSPGKITTLHMPGGHGVRLDTHVYSGYTIPPNYDSMIAKLITTAQTREEAISKMRRALDEFVIEGIKTTIPFHRQLMDEPDYIAGNYTTAFMDTFKMRDPQ from the coding sequence ATGTTTAAAAAAATATTAATTGCAAATAGGGGAGAAATTGCACTTCGTGTAATTAGAACTTGCAAAGAAATGGGCATTAAAACAGTTGCTGTTTACTCTACTGCTGATGCTGAGAGTTTACACGTAAGGTTTGCTGATGAAGCGGTTTGTATTGGACCACCACCAAGTAACTTGTCCTATTTGAAAATGTCAAATATTATTGCCGCTGCAGAAATTACAAATGCAGATGCAATTCATCCAGGATACGGATTTTTATCTGAAAACTCTAAGTTTTCTAAAATTTGTCAAGAGCACGGAATCAAATTTATTGGTGCTGCTCCTGAAATGATTGACCGTATGGGGGATAAAGCTTCGGCTAAATCAACTATGATTGAAGCGGGGGTTCCTTGTGTACCTGGTTCAGTTGGAATCTTAGAATCTTACGAACAAGCTTTGCAACTTGCTAAAGAATTTGGTTTTCCTGTAATGCTTAAAGCTACTGCTGGTGGTGGAGGTAAAGGAATGCGTGCAGTTTGGAAAGAAGAAGATTTATTAAAAGCTTGGGAAGGTGCTCGTCAAGAGTCTGCTGCTGCTTTTGGTAATGACGGAATGTATCTTGAGAAATTAATCGAAGAACCTCGTCATATCGAAATTCAAATCGTAGGTGATTCTTACGGTAAAGCCTGTCATCTTTCAGAAAGAGATTGTTCTGTACAAAGACGTCACCAAAAATTAACAGAAGAAACTCCTTCTCCTTTTATGACTGACGAATTGCGTCAAGCAATGGGAGAAGCTGCTGTGAAAGCTGCTGAGTATATCAAATACGAAGGTGCAGGAACAGTTGAATTCTTGGTAGATAAGCACCGTAATTTCTACTTTATGGAAATGAATACTCGTATCCAAGTAGAGCACCCAATTACTGAGCAAGTAATTGATTACGATTTGATTCGTGAGCAAATATTAGTTGCTGCTGGTGTGCCAATTTCGGGTAAAAATTATTTGCCACAATTGCATGCTATTGAGTGTCGTATTAATGCTGAAGACCCGTTTAATGAATTTAGACCTTCTCCAGGAAAAATTACCACTTTGCATATGCCAGGAGGTCATGGAGTGCGTTTAGATACTCATGTGTATTCAGGTTACACCATTCCACCAAATTATGACTCTATGATTGCTAAGTTGATAACTACTGCACAAACACGTGAAGAAGCTATTAGTAAAATGCGTAGAGCTTTGGATGAATTTGTAATCGAAGGAATCAAAACAACTATTCCTTTCCATAGACAATTAATGGATGAACCAGATTATATCGCAGGAAATTATACAACTGCATTTATGGATACTTTCAAAATGAGGGATCCTCAATAA
- the accB gene encoding acetyl-CoA carboxylase biotin carboxyl carrier protein, giving the protein MDLKEIQNLIKFVSNTGVAEVKLEMDDVKITIRTTIENNTEATYIQQAPQAQVQQAVVPAAAPVAPAAPVVAAPAVEESKYITIKSPIIGTFYRKPSPDKPVFAEVGNTIAKGDVLCVIEAMKLFNEIESEVSGKIVKILVDDMSPVEFDQPLFLVDPS; this is encoded by the coding sequence ATGGATTTAAAAGAAATTCAGAACCTAATCAAATTTGTTTCAAATACAGGTGTTGCGGAAGTTAAATTAGAAATGGATGATGTGAAAATCACCATTAGAACTACAATTGAAAACAATACAGAAGCAACTTACATCCAGCAAGCGCCTCAAGCACAAGTACAGCAAGCAGTAGTGCCAGCAGCTGCACCAGTAGCACCGGCTGCACCAGTTGTTGCTGCGCCAGCGGTTGAAGAGTCTAAATATATTACTATCAAATCACCAATTATTGGTACTTTCTATAGAAAGCCATCTCCAGACAAACCAGTTTTTGCTGAAGTAGGTAATACTATTGCAAAAGGAGATGTACTTTGTGTGATTGAAGCAATGAAATTATTTAATGAAATTGAATCAGAAGTTTCAGGTAAAATTGTAAAAATATTGGTTGACGATATGTCTCCAGTAGAATTTGACCAACCATTATTCTTAGTTGACCCATCATAA
- a CDS encoding beta-ketoacyl-ACP synthase III, producing MKKMTAAITAVGAYVPDFVLSNKVLETMVDTNDEWITSRTGIKERRILKDTDKGTSFLAIKAAQDLIAKGNIDPLEIDMIIMATATPDMPVAATGAYVATEIGATNAFAYDLQAACSSFLYGMSTAAAYIESGRYKKVLLIGADKMSSIVDYTDRTTCIIFGDGAGAVLFEPNFEGLGLQDEYLRSDGVGRDFLRIPAGGSLVPTTIQTVTDNRHNIMQDGKTVFKYAVTNMADASEQILKRNSLTNDDVDWLIPHQANRRIIDATASRMNLEESKVLMNIERYGNTTSATLPLVISDFEHLFKKGDTIIFAAFGGGFTWGSVYLKWAYDKK from the coding sequence ATGAAAAAAATGACCGCCGCAATTACCGCTGTTGGAGCTTATGTTCCAGATTTTGTTCTTTCGAACAAAGTTTTAGAGACAATGGTAGATACTAATGACGAGTGGATTACCTCTCGTACAGGAATTAAAGAAAGAAGAATCCTTAAGGACACAGATAAAGGGACTTCATTTTTAGCAATAAAAGCAGCGCAAGATTTAATAGCTAAAGGAAATATAGATCCTCTAGAAATTGATATGATAATTATGGCTACTGCAACTCCAGATATGCCAGTTGCGGCCACAGGGGCTTATGTAGCGACTGAGATTGGTGCAACAAATGCTTTTGCTTACGATTTACAGGCTGCTTGTTCTAGTTTTTTATACGGAATGTCTACTGCAGCGGCTTACATTGAATCAGGAAGATATAAAAAAGTACTTTTAATTGGTGCAGACAAAATGTCTTCGATTGTAGATTATACAGATAGAACAACTTGTATTATCTTTGGTGATGGTGCTGGAGCTGTTTTATTTGAGCCAAATTTCGAAGGTTTAGGTTTGCAAGATGAATATTTAAGAAGTGATGGTGTAGGACGTGATTTCCTTAGAATACCTGCAGGAGGTTCTTTGGTTCCAACTACAATCCAAACAGTAACAGATAACAGACACAATATTATGCAAGACGGGAAAACCGTTTTCAAATATGCTGTGACTAATATGGCTGATGCTAGTGAGCAAATCCTAAAAAGAAATAGCCTAACTAATGATGATGTTGATTGGTTAATTCCACACCAAGCTAACAGAAGGATTATTGACGCTACAGCAAGTAGAATGAATTTAGAAGAATCAAAGGTGTTGATGAATATCGAAAGATATGGTAATACGACTTCAGCAACCTTACCTTTAGTTATCAGTGATTTTGAACATTTGTTTAAAAAAGGAGATACTATTATATTCGCAGCCTTCGGTGGAGGATTCACTTGGGGGTCTGTTTATTTAAAATGGGCATACGACAAAAAATAA
- the rpmF gene encoding 50S ribosomal protein L32 produces MAHPKRKISKTRRDKRRTHYKATVAQIATCPITGEAHLYHRAYWHEGKMYYRGQVVIDKSEATFA; encoded by the coding sequence ATGGCACATCCTAAAAGAAAAATCTCGAAAACAAGAAGAGATAAGAGAAGAACACATTATAAAGCTACAGTAGCACAAATCGCTACTTGTCCTATTACAGGAGAAGCACATTTATACCACAGAGCTTACTGGCATGAAGGTAAAATGTATTACAGAGGGCAAGTTGTTATTGATAAGTCAGAAGCTACTTTTGCTTAA
- a CDS encoding DUF177 domain-containing protein encodes MSKTKEYLIPFVGLKTGKHHFEYQLNNVFFENFDYDEFESSDIKVEVVLEKQSNMLELNFKHKGTINVPCDLTSEDFDLPIKGKMKLIVRFGEEFNNDNEELLILPFGEFEIDIAQYIYEMVVLSIPLRRVHPGVKDGSLKTEALDRLNELTIKEQKKEEKEQNEDNIDPRWDKLKQLLTDK; translated from the coding sequence ATGAGTAAGACAAAAGAATATTTAATTCCGTTTGTAGGATTAAAGACCGGAAAACATCATTTTGAGTATCAATTAAATAATGTGTTCTTTGAAAACTTTGATTATGATGAATTTGAAAGTTCAGATATCAAAGTAGAAGTGGTTTTAGAGAAACAAAGCAATATGCTTGAGTTGAATTTTAAGCACAAAGGAACAATTAATGTTCCTTGTGATCTTACAAGTGAAGATTTTGATTTGCCAATTAAAGGTAAAATGAAATTGATTGTTCGCTTTGGGGAAGAATTTAACAATGACAACGAAGAATTGCTTATTTTACCTTTTGGTGAATTTGAAATAGATATCGCACAATATATTTACGAAATGGTTGTGTTGTCTATTCCTCTAAGACGAGTTCATCCAGGTGTGAAAGATGGAAGTTTAAAGACAGAAGCCCTTGATCGACTGAATGAGTTGACAATAAAAGAACAAAAGAAAGAAGAGAAAGAACAAAACGAAGACAATATTGACCCGCGTTGGGACAAATTAAAGCAACTATTAACGGATAAATAA